The DNA sequence CATCATGGGACGGGGTGCTCcaccagaggaggaagatggagtaCTCCTCTCTGTGAATGGAAGGATGCAACAGAGATCTTCAGAACACTGAGTCTGATACAGACCTGTGAGTTGTGTTTCTGTCAGTCTCACCTGGAGCGTATGCACTCATTAACTCCTCTGAGGCCTTGGTCATATTCATCCTCCTCAGGGCCTCGTTGGTGATCTTCACTGCCGTCTCTTCGCTGTAGCTCCTCAGTAGTTTATCCACAGTTTCAATGCGGGATGCATCCTGCAGGTGGGCTCTGGGGATGGGATTACAGTTTTCCAACAAATCCAGTGTGAGGTACCACTTAAAGGTTTTAAAGTCTTCCTTCAGCAGGTCTTCCAGGATCTTGAGTAGCAGCTCCTGAATCAGCATCTTTTCTCACACTGAGGAGGAAGTTAAAAAAGAGTTCAGCAGCTGTGGCGGTAACTACAGTGATTACTCACGCGATCGGCTCGTGGCTGCGCGCGAaatgaaaaggggggggggggtcaggaagtAAAAAATGTTCTGAAAGTGAAATTCAACGTTTAAGAGGATTTAAGCCGAAAACACTAACCTTTCTTCAAATAAACCAAATTAATTCACCATCGTATATCGGCCGTGTGAAGCAGAGACATGGCGGGTTTCTTTAATGTGTTTGGAAATTTACATCACAAAGCAACTAAACAGGAGTCTTCTGCGTAATTCCGTATTAGCAGGATTAATATCGAAAAATAACAGCATAACAGCTTCATGGCTTTAAAATTACAATAAATCAATTGCAAACGACACGTTTGTGCAAGTACCGTGGACGATTTCAGTCAAAGTGAAAAGCAGCAACTTTACTGACCTTTGTTTTCGAAAATCGCAGCAAAATTAGTTCCTCAAAATCCGAAAGAAATCGTTTTTTAAAGAATCAGTGTGATTTATTTAAAGCTGCTACTTCGTTGACATGAAATAAACGTTCACCGTCGTCGTGGGTTAGGGTTTCGCTTTTTCAGGAAACGGCTGTTAAGCAACAGTGGAAAACCAGACtgataattttaaaaaaaaactcgaGGACGGATATTCGATGTCTTTGATCTGTTCTTGCCACTAGAGGTCGCCAAACATCACCTGTACAGCCTCAACCCGACTCATCCTGAGGGTCACTTTCTAGcccataggtgtcaaactctgccccgtgggccaaatttggcctgcaatgtaattatatttggcctccgaagccataccaattgactattagagctggcacaccggtattatcgcttaaagcgcatgtgctaaaactacaaataccagaatgctctgctagTTTTTTGGTGTGAGAATCCACACTacacatcagttggtggtggtaatgcatcaatatgtggcttgccaaccaccaagaaagaggaagcagtcatagcgaccttatatgctaatgctaattctggcaccgcactacccctctgaaaaatggtaaaaagaaaggatggacctgtctgtcttgtatgtggagccaatgtgcattacaaggagaacaacaacagatgacactattAAATGCAATACCAAGACAAACacaagcacctggaaatgactcaaaggtgccagaaagtagaagagatgaaaagggattacatttacattacattaacttacaatggaaaaagattactgttgaaatttaaaagagaagaaatgaatgccagtgatgtgttttttttatttgaatttcgattttgcatgtgtgcaataataaattatatattgtattgtgttaagctttacttgttccatgttcagttgtggagcaaaactagtttgggtccataccaaaaggttccgtgttataactggaggaagattttttttcaataaatatcaatgttggcccgtgactttgtcccagttttgaattttggcccactgggtatttgagtttgacacctctgttcTAGCCCATATGCAGCAAATGGGTGTAATCACACCCCAAGATGAACATTTATGTATCAAACACTTCCACTGTTAAGTTACAGGAGAACCTTTAAGGCATCAGAGTCACAAAAAATGTTATTGCAGTCTTAAAATAATGTTATAATTGACTTTGAGCAAAAGTGAAGGCTAGAAGAGGCCACCGCAGCTGGCGCGTCGTCACATCCTTGTCACAGCTACCACGTGTGACACCCTGCTCACACTCATTCTTGCCCTCCGCAGAACCACATTATTCTTgaccctcccttccttcctcttctgatATACCAACAGAGAACGCCCACCATGGGTTTCAGAGGCCAGGGCAAAAGGAATCTCCTCATCACCAGTTTCAGGATCACAcaagcaaaacacacacttacCCACCCATGCTTTTCTTAGAAGCTTAGGTCCACGACGCTGCTGGTGTCACACAGTCAGTAACGGGCATTTGAGAGAGACGGGAGACTCTGAAGGGAACGTGAAGGATGACAACATCTGGATGGACCATCACGCTGTTACTGCTCAGCCTGAGCAGCTCGGGtgagtgtaaacacacacagacacacacaggtacagtTAGAATCAGAGATGCCTCCTCACAACTGAGATGAACCACAGGCTCATTTATAATTGtcttgattaaatccatcaaAGCTTAATTTAATCataaaaactgtgtgtgtgtgtgtgatcacagtAGTGACGGTAGAATACGAGCACAGCTTTCCAACATGTGACCTTGATTATTTCAACCTGCCACCACAAAATTCTGCAATTTTATTGTTAAAGGCAACAAAGTGTTTGAATGAAACAGCCAGCTTCCCCAGACACAGCAGCAAAATGTTGATTCTGTGTTTTCCTTAAATCGTGTCTGAAAGGATTCTCTAACACTTTCACTGGACTCCAGACTGTTTATTTCAAGGGAGTGAATCAGCCTAATCTTCGATCAGCCAAAGTCACAGACCAGgcgtttctctctccctgtcacaCACCCTAATGAGCGATCATCTGATAGGCAGGAGAACAACCACAGGATCCAGTGGAACAATAGTCACAGAAAAGAGGAGCGAGTTCTATTGACTTGGGCAGGGTGTCCTTCCTTCCTCAGAGGAACACGCTGGGTGGATTCAGGGCCCAATGAAACTATTGTTCGCGATTTCAGCTAAAAGGAGCAATATTCTGCAAGATGGCAAATTTCAGCTGCCCCCACCCTCCGCTAAGTAGAGAGAAAAGATGTtagagcagaaaaacacttcTCCAGTTTTTCCTGCCTATTAAAAGGTATTTTGTGTCTTTCCCTCCCCTtgacctcagcctcctcctctcatctttaCATTAATacacctgctccacctcctgccACCAGCGCCCATCCCCCTAGCGGCTCGGCGCAGGACAGGTGCCCCCTGACGATATCACCCTCCGTTCTGGTCATCAGGTATGCGTCTAATTCCAGGGTAGTCCAGAGGTCACTCTGGCGTGTTCTATTTAGTTTTGTGTCGCCTTCTCATCACAGGTTTGGAGATCCGGTCACTCTGAACTGCTCGGTGAACCAAATGGAGTTTGAAATCCTCGGCTGGGAGGTCTCACTGGTAACAAAGTCAGGGGAGAAAGAAAGACCAGACTTTGTGGCACCTGTTCAGTTCAAGGGGCCTCCTGATCCAACAATGGAGCGGTTCCTCGTGTGGAACGTGGAGAGGATGACCGAGTGGGACATCAAACTGACGTGCTTTGCCCTCTCATACCAGTGGCGGCAGTGCTCCCTGAAGCTCCCCGTTTTAGTCTACAGTGAGTTTCGTCATGCCGGGAAAGGCCTTGGGAGTCGTCCGTGTGGTTCATCTGCTGACCTGTTTTCACAGAGCTTCCAGAGGCCGTCTCCATCAGCTTTGTGAACCACACCGGACCGCTGCTGGAGGGCCGGCAGTACACGCTGCAGTGCGATGTGCAGGATGTTGCTCCCGTGGAGAACCTCACCGTGACCTTCTATAAAGGAACGGCTGCCTTAGGCACGCTGCAGGCCAAAAACTGCGTCACAACCCCAGCAACTGAAGTCTTCACGCTGACCATCAGTCCTCACAGAGATGACGATGGAGTCCAGTACTGGTGTGAGGCCAAGCTGATGCTGGGACCCAATGGACCCCGGCATCCCCCGGTGATGACGTCAGAGAAAATAACAGCCGCAGTCCTCTGTGAGTCGACCTCAGTTCCAGGACCGTCTAGCTGGCCTTTGACGTTAGCTTATGGATCCCTTCATGGCTAGCGCTGCCAATGCTAAGTGCTTTCCTCCATTTACTTTTCCAGTCGATCCTCAGCTCATCTGTCCCACCAAActgcaggtgagggagggagagcgccTCAGCTGCGAGGTGAGAGGGAACCCTCCACCTTTCGTTACCTGGTACAGAAACGGCGAGGTGGTTGTCCTGCCGGCCCGCGCCCGCAGAGAGGATGCTGGGAAATACACCGCCCTGGCCCGGTGGCTACTGGAACTGAAAAACTTTACAGTGGAGGTGGAAGTACTAGGTCACGGTAGGTCAGAAACCTCATTTCACTTTTGATGTGGAGGAAATTTTTTTGAatcatcctttttttccccacccttTCCAGGAAGCACAAACAGCTGTGACAGATATTTCCTGCTGCTTGTGGTGCTCATACAGATCATTAACTGCATGTAAAACCCTGCTGAAGGACTACGTGCTCTCTTTCTCACAACCAACTGCAAGAACTGTGATACCAGTTAAACTTTCTCCTTCAACCACACCGGTTGGTTGTTGGCCAAGTTTAACATTGCTCTTTATAAGCTGATTAAAGTCGCCCTTCTGAAGAGGTCCATTTTCTGATGCGAAAATCCTAAAGAAACAAAGATGCTGGAGTCCAGAAAAGGCTCAAAACAGGAGTTTTGTTATTCCGAAACACTGATTAGTGTTGATATCTAGAAAATAGAGACTTTGTGAATCACTGAATTTTGAGCCCTCTCACTTAACGGCAGCAGGATTCAGGCAAACAATCCTCAAGTGAGTCAGTATTTTATTGGCTATTTTATTTACACTGTACAAGGTTGCATCGCAtcttcaaatgtgacattttattaATCCAaagagtgccccccccccccatcccaaaccAACACTGTTGAATCTGAACATCAGCTGtttctctgctctttattaAAGTGCTTCAAACCCCAATGAAGGAACTGGTTCGTCTGCAGGATAACAACCAAGTGGGAATTTCTGAAACTCCATGAGTATCTGAATGATTCCCAGTGTTCTGGACCCCATCAGGAGCTATCTGAAGGAAAGATGATGAGGGTTATTTTTGTTGCAGACACAGGACAGGCATGTTTTTACTAGGGACGGATGGGTTTTGGGGGATTACAATGGGATTTTTCCACCAAAAATCTAGTGGAATGaatttggaggtgctgaagtCTGGAATCCGTTCAGCAGGTTTTCCCAGTGATGCATTCAATCTTGTTATTTTGGATCTACACCCACGTTCTGTTCTGTCCAGGATGAAACTGGGCTGAGAATTGTGTTGTGTTTACTTACATTGGATCAAACTCGCCGCCTGTCCTCACTGGATGGCGGCATCAGCACCGTCTGTGGGCTGACCAGCATCCATGTATCCGGAGAAGTCTCCCAGCGGCAGCAGGTGGTACACCCCTCTCACTGGGAACTCCACAGGGCTGGActgagggggtggaggaggcagCGGAGGGCTTTTGGTATCCAGTGCAAAGCTCCAGCTCCTCACCGAGTGGTTATATTTAGCGATGGCCGCGGCCAGAAGCTCCTGGGGCACCAGCAGGGGCTGCTCTGGCACCTGATCAGCGAGGAGGTTCAGGGGCGACGGGCCAGGGGCAGACGTGACCAGAGGACATCCAGCAGACTCCACAGATGTTGAGGAACCCGCAGGTGCCCCCTCTGTGCCTCTGGGTCTATACTCTGGCTTTTTTGAGGCTCCCCTCATCGGTGGAGAACACTGAGCAACGCCACTGTCAACCAACGGATCTCCTGGACCGCTGCTGACCACCTGCTTCTTCTCCGCTCGGGCCTTCTTCACACTGGAAACACAGGCAGGTCTTCTTGAAGCAGAACATTATATTTTTGCAGAGGTGGAGTCATCTCCTAAAGCTTCTACTCACAGTAAGGATGGAAGGAGGCCCAAAAGCTTCCTGCTCTCCCTCATCAGAACTCTGAAGAGACACACCACATCAGTCCGGTTTTGATGGCTGAATGTCTGAGTTTGCCATTTACCTCGACTGCATCCATCCTCTGGGCCACAGCGGTTTGACCTCCTTGTCCAGCAGGGTTTTCaggacctcctccagctcttggcTGCCTTTCTCCTTGTTCTTCTCCAGTTTTGCCTTTAACACCTGACTCAGACACTCCCTGCAGGTCAACACCAATCAGAAGGGTCAGATTTTCCCAGGTGAAGGCAAAGCGGGAACTTAAACAATCCAAAACCCTCTGACCTGATTTCTTCTGTCCATTTGAACATCTTCTTAGGACTGCCTCTTTTCCAGCCCCTGTCCTCCACGTTGTCCTCTACTGCAAGATTCAGCTTCTGTTGGGCATCGGTCTCCTCCTCGGGTGCTCTGATCATTCAAACGAGGACAATCATTTATTCCCAACTCAAACACGTTTGGTCCAGGATCTTGGACACCAAGAAGAAGGAACTGACTTGGGTTGATCGTATGCTTTGCGGATTTCGTAGAAATGGGTGATCTGGTCTAGCATGGCTGTGCTGATGGCCTCCTTCAGTTTGTTCAGGGGATCCCCGCGATCATGAGGCTCCTTCTTGTCAGAAGTCAACGAATCAGACGTCAGAGTAAGGACGCGGCAACCTGCTAGGTGGATTTCAGGATCACTGTCCCTGTGGgcaagcagcagcttcttcacaCGTTTGAGGACCGTGTCTCTACTACACGGCAGGAAGGAGGACAGGTGAGTGTAGACTTTGGATCGCAGCTGTCCGCCGTGTTCCCGACACTGCAACTcgatgctggaggagaaacggtgttagcattagcttagcaacaGTTCCCTTCTTATAGATGCTGTAAGCACAGACGTGTGCTGGGAAACTCACTCCAGCAGGATGGAGTTGATCTCTGGTGTGAAGAACTTTAGTTTTGATTCCCCCTCAGATGTCTTGGCAGCCTGACAAATGAACACACATCATCTGCATACGTGGTGCATTTATAGTGAACCTGGTAAATAAAAAACAGCCTCACCACTGCGAGCTTCTCAATGGCCGCCGCCAGTCCTGGAGGGACCCCGTCTGGCAGGCAGACATACTGGTTTGGGAAAGTTACATTCGTTTGGTCTACAGGAGGCTTGAGTTGCAGATGAGCATCTGGGGGCGGAGCTTGAGTCACGTCATCTTTGTTGGGCAGTAAGAGCTGCAGGTCTGCAGCAGGTTGGGTTACCGCCATCCCTTCGCTGGCCTCCAGTAACGAGTCCAAATCAATGTCAAAGTCCACAGCGCTGGCCGCCTGGATCAGGGCGTGGTCATTTGTGGATCCGATCAAACTGAGGAGTGGGTCGGTCAACCCTGAGACCCCGCTCTCTGGTGCATCCATGGGGCAGAGAGGGATTTCGAGCATGCCCGCTTCCTTCGGAAACGTTTTCAGCATGCTGGGGACGCTCGGTGTGCTGAcgttcttcttcctctccccatCTGCTCCAGATAGGCTGGAAGATAATACACAcacgtgttccttcttccttatgttgctatcaccaccactgtcttcctgtgggtgggtgggtgggtgggtgggtgggtgattgattgattgattgattgattgattgattgattgattgattgattgattgatagattgatagattgatagattgatagattgattgatagatagatagatagatagatagatagatagatagatagatagatagatagaaagaaagaaagaacaggcCGAGGCTGAATTTACGGCATAGAGGGGAAACGCCACTCACCCGGTTTGAGGATCCTCATTggtcttcatccctccatcttctttgCGCACCTTTTTCAGCTTCTCCCCTCCTGGATTGCGTTTACGTTTCTGGAATTTTATAAAAGGTTAACCAGCCCAGTTTCAAAATGATTAATTCAGTGACCAGGACGTTCACGCTACTCACTTTTACACCTTTGGACATTTCCGGATGCGACGTGtcctccaggtcagaggtcaggcggAAATGCAGAGTGCCCGAGTTGACATAGAATCCTCCAAACGTTGTGGTGAGGCAGGCCGGCACAAACTCGTCGTACTGAAACCGGTTAGAGGAGCGGTCAGATGTGAAATCAAGATTAAGACTGGGGAAAGTTTAACATACCGCTTCCGAGTTGTCAATGAAGGAGTCGTCCTCATCGTAACCATATCCGATATCTATCAGGTCCTGAATCCGATCTATTTTCTGGGTTTTGGaaccctgcagagacagacGACTGAGTTTTCTCTACTATTGAAATTTTTGAAAAATGCTTCCATCTCCTGTTTTCTCACatatttctcctccagcttcttcaccAGAGCAGCAGTTTCATCctgttctctctcctcctcctccagtctgctCAGTGGGACTTTATCTTCGGTACCATTGCACTAAAATGTGGACCACTCATGATTAGAAGAATAATCCACAATAACAGCTAACATGGCCATTAAATCCTGGATGAGAACCTGACAAGAACATAATAAATAATCATATTTCTACATTTAGCTCTAAATATTGGTGCCCCTAGGTGGATTTAACCGTTAAGATTGCGATTTATTTCACATTAATTTAAGAAGGAATCCCACCGTCCGGTCAATGAGCTGAGTGTAGTTGAACTCTGGGAAACTCTGCTCATCCGGCTCGAACAAATTGAGGAACAGGCGGACCGTGTGGGTGTCGGCGGGTCGGTCCGGACGGGTCTCCACCAGCCGGACATCGGACGTAAAGGAAGAGGACGGGAAAGGACGGGGAAGTGCGGTCAATTGGACTCTCCGAGGTTTGGCCATCAGGAATCCCGACACAGGCCGGACTCGGCGGTCCGGGTCAGCGAGGTAACGGCTGGAGAGCTTCAATCAACCGCAAACGCGTTCAGGTGTGCTGCTCACGTGATCGGATCCCTTTCCCCACGTTAGCTCTTGTAACAATATTGCGTTAGGTTATAACGCAGGTTATATTTTCACGTATTGTGACACACCTGTAGCAAGATACATACGTTGGTATCAGTTTAGGCAGTCGTAACACAAAATCGGAGCAAGTGGCTTTGATATTAAAGTTTTTAAAAGATCAACGGTCCCTCCGGAATCCGAAACATCAAGAACATCTCATTTTAAATCTAATTTTTGATGATGGGAAGTTTTGGGAAAAAGCAATATTATCAGATATTTTGTCATTATGCAATATATTGTACATCTTTTCTACAGAATAAAGGgggatatttttttaatttattttgtgcaGTAATATTGAGGTGAAATTTGCACACACTCAACATTGTGTAGTTTGTGTGAATAGTAGTCGTGGGAACATTAATGCTATATTTTATACATTATTTTAAGattcaaatgtaatttaaaagaCCGCGTGACGACACTGTAGTGTCCCATTTTTACCACGAGGGGGCGCCTTTGATCCATATGACTGAGATAAAGCAACGTTAACAAGATCAAATTAAAGATTAAGGACAGGTAAACTACCTAACTGACTTACTCTTTTATCAGTTCTGTcgatattaaatatatattgcTATAGATTTTCTTTAACATGAAATGGCACGTTCACGCACCCGCCTATTATAGGCAGCAGAGTTTGAACCCGTGTTCAAACAGTCGGTGATGGTTTGACAGCAGCATGTTTGTTTAAGCATCAGCTTGTAAAAAGCAGACTGACACCCCGGGTCAGAGAGACAGTCGTGAGTAAATCCGCCTCTTTCTCATGCTGCCTGCACAGAATTGACTCTGACAATTACAATAACGGGATAATTGCAACCTGTCAGCACACATTCTGCTTTAGCATATCACAAAATAACCAATCTTAGCttctcaccacacacacacacacacacacacacacacacacacagagtccctGATCTGCATAACACACACAGCCCTGTTTTGTAATTATAAATGAATTTCACGGTATGAAGATTTTAATGCAAATAGTATGgatcttttctctctctgaccaacttgtgtgtgtgtgtgtgtgtgtgtgtgtgtgcgcgcgtgtgtgtggatcAGGTTGCAGCCTGCCTTTGTTTGACTAGCCTCCCCTCTCAAATGAGTTAATGGGATGGAAGTTA is a window from the Takifugu rubripes chromosome 17, fTakRub1.2, whole genome shotgun sequence genome containing:
- the LOC101077656 gene encoding uncharacterized protein isoform X2, with product MTTSGWTITLLLLSLSSSASSSHLYINTPAPPPATSAHPPSGSAQDRCPLTISPSVLVIRFGDPVTLNCSVNQMEFEILGWEVSLVTKSGEKERPDFVAPVQFKGPPDPTMERFLVWNVERMTEWDIKLTCFALSYQWRQCSLKLPVLVYKLPEAVSISFVNHTGPLLEGRQYTLQCDVQDVAPVENLTVTFYKGTAALGTLQAKNCVTTPATEVFTLTISPHRDDDGVQYWCEAKLMLGPNGPRHPPVMTSEKITAAVLCEGGRAPQLRGEREPSTFRYLVQKRRGGCPAGPRPQRGCWEIHRPGPVATGTEKLYSGGGSTRSRKHKQL
- the LOC115253293 gene encoding uncharacterized protein, translated to MLIQELLLKILEDLLKEDFKTFKWYLTLDLLENCNPIPRAHLQDASRIETVDKLLRSYSEETAVKITNEALRRMNMTKASEELMSAYAPERSTPSSSSGGAPRPMMTAEGGSTIIAPTISVAGNACNITIGK
- the LOC101077656 gene encoding uncharacterized protein isoform X1, which encodes MTTSGWTITLLLLSLSSSASSSHLYINTPAPPPATSAHPPSGSAQDRCPLTISPSVLVIRFGDPVTLNCSVNQMEFEILGWEVSLVTKSGEKERPDFVAPVQFKGPPDPTMERFLVWNVERMTEWDIKLTCFALSYQWRQCSLKLPVLVYKLPEAVSISFVNHTGPLLEGRQYTLQCDVQDVAPVENLTVTFYKGTAALGTLQAKNCVTTPATEVFTLTISPHRDDDGVQYWCEAKLMLGPNGPRHPPVMTSEKITAAVLFDPQLICPTKLQVREGERLSCEVRGNPPPFVTWYRNGEVVVLPARARREDAGKYTALARWLLELKNFTVEVEVLGHGSTNSCDRYFLLLVVLIQIINCM
- the ubn1 gene encoding ubinuclein-1, which encodes MAKPRRVQLTALPRPFPSSSFTSDVRLVETRPDRPADTHTVRLFLNLFEPDEQSFPEFNYTQLIDRTCNGTEDKVPLSRLEEEEREQDETAALVKKLEEKYGSKTQKIDRIQDLIDIGYGYDEDDSFIDNSEAYDEFVPACLTTTFGGFYVNSGTLHFRLTSDLEDTSHPEMSKGVKKRKRNPGGEKLKKVRKEDGGMKTNEDPQTGLSGADGERKKNVSTPSVPSMLKTFPKEAGMLEIPLCPMDAPESGVSGLTDPLLSLIGSTNDHALIQAASAVDFDIDLDSLLEASEGMAVTQPAADLQLLLPNKDDVTQAPPPDAHLQLKPPVDQTNVTFPNQYVCLPDGVPPGLAAAIEKLAVAAKTSEGESKLKFFTPEINSILLDIELQCREHGGQLRSKVYTHLSSFLPCSRDTVLKRVKKLLLAHRDSDPEIHLAGCRVLTLTSDSLTSDKKEPHDRGDPLNKLKEAISTAMLDQITHFYEIRKAYDQPKAPEEETDAQQKLNLAVEDNVEDRGWKRGSPKKMFKWTEEIRECLSQVLKAKLEKNKEKGSQELEEVLKTLLDKEVKPLWPRGWMQSRVLMRESRKLLGLLPSLLVKKARAEKKQVVSSGPGDPLVDSGVAQCSPPMRGASKKPEYRPRGTEGAPAGSSTSVESAGCPLVTSAPGPSPLNLLADQVPEQPLLVPQELLAAAIAKYNHSVRSWSFALDTKSPPLPPPPPQSSPVEFPVRGVYHLLPLGDFSGYMDAGQPTDGADAAIQ